One genomic region from Phragmites australis chromosome 1, lpPhrAust1.1, whole genome shotgun sequence encodes:
- the LOC133930577 gene encoding uncharacterized protein LOC133930577 yields MPTAAAALSMTLLIDRKAQRVLFAEASKEVVDFLFSLLALPVATAVELIGEEGMVGCVGNLYASVDKLDSTYVLAGAAKDAFLRPTVVSPATTINSSLQRLPEPSSGQPKTFYRCNKSGRRCYKSVDCSCYNYVTDASGTYCMCCFYLMETVMWYVPPGYGCSGNKAENASTGGAEGFVQGIVYTVMDNLTVRPISATSIITLLSTFAVRDVSDLEERTVQLGYNEVSHWIFHLLTIILRF; encoded by the coding sequence ATgccaaccgccgccgccgcgttgAGCATGACGCTCCTCATCGATAGGAAGGCGCAGCGCGTGCTGTTCGCGGAGGCGAGCAAGGAAGTCGTCGacttcctcttctccctcctcgccCTGCCCGTCGCCACGGCCGTCGAGCTGATCGGGGAGGAGGGCATGGTCGGTTGCGTCGGCAACCTCTACGCCAGCGTAGACAAGCTCGACTCCACGTACGTCTTGGCCGGCGCTGCCAAGGACGCTTTCCTCCGCCCCACGGTCGTCTCGCCGGCCACGACCATCAACAGCTCGCTCCAGCGCCTGCCGGAGCCGTCGTCTGGCCAGCCAAAGACCTTCTACAGATGTAACAAGTCCGGTCGCAGGTGCTACAAGTCCGTGGATTGCAGCTGCTACAACTACGTGACGGACGCGAGCGGTACGTATTGCATGTGCTGTTTCTATCTGATGGAGACGGTAATGTGGTATGTCCCGCCCGGCTATGGCTGCTCCGGTAACAAGGCGGAGAACGCCTCCACCGGAGGAGCGGAAGGGTTCGTCCAGGGCATCGTGTACACGGTGATGGACAACCTCACGGTGAGGCCCATTTCCGCTACCTCCATCATCACCCTGCTCAGTACCTTCGCGGTGAGGGACGTCAGCGATCTCGAGGAGAGGACCGTGCAGCTCGGCTACAACGAGGTCAGTCACTGGATCTTTCATCTGCTCACAATTATCCTTCGTTTTTAA